The proteins below come from a single Patescibacteria group bacterium genomic window:
- a CDS encoding type IV secretory system conjugative DNA transfer family protein, giving the protein MDFDIQTIFSNPIILGAIIFISAIFIIVILLKIVRLWLKRGHYLPAGFHNDTLLVMVPKEFAREDDERRTIPELILQLEPLYTNLGGLKPQRGLNAFLFGRHDNIAFEIIKDKEERISFYVTVPHYLKNFTEQQIHSAYPSATVEKVEDYNIFMAQGETVGAYLVLKKPYIFPINTYKKLEVDPLNAITNSLSKLNEGEGAAIQILARSANAAWHAWPAKVASEMQQGKKLKEAMNSSAGSSKGFVGSIFKSIFTSSKAKEDDLLDKPKPHQLSPMDEEIIKSLGEKTSKAGFDVNIRIAVSCKEKENAERQLRNIVNSFSQFSGYEYGNGFSTILVGGKRRIFHDLFFRNFNERRSVLLTKNRFFQDFIFRNFSDRNSYVLNTEEMNSIYHFPIKLSETPNIRWLMAKKAAPPSNLPDEGIILGETDYRGQKSLIRIKDQDRQRHVYIIGQTGSGKSYTMANMAVQDIQRGEGCCLIDPHGGLIDEYVLPNIPKERAEDVIYFDPSDMERPMGLNLLEYDKKYPEQKTFVINEMINIFDKLYNLSQTGGPMFEQYMRNAMLLVMDDPNDTATLLEIPKVMADKQYRTEKLAKATNIVVKRFWEEEAEKAGGEASLANMVPYITSKLSTFISNDYMRPIIAQKESGFNFRKVMDERKILLINLSKGRIGDLNAKLLGLVMVGKILMASLSRVDIPEEERKPFYLYIDEFQNYVTDSIAVILSEARKYKLCLTMAHQYLGQLVENNDTTIKDAVFGNVGTIAAYRVGVEDAELFAKQFEPVFNEYDVMNVDKYGFNLKLLIDNTHARPFNVKGRTLPKGNPQMVQAIKELSRLKYGKDRNIIESEIALRTAIKKPLPLNPAFSRRASISAFPVKPLATDPVSGNKQPEATVQTAPLQNPIQNTVVSNPVSKPPSSVPSPDINTNIKP; this is encoded by the coding sequence ATGGATTTTGATATTCAGACAATTTTTTCCAATCCAATAATACTTGGCGCGATCATATTTATATCCGCCATCTTTATTATTGTTATTCTGCTCAAGATTGTCCGATTATGGTTGAAGAGAGGTCATTATCTCCCCGCAGGATTCCACAATGACACGTTACTGGTAATGGTTCCTAAAGAATTTGCCAGGGAAGATGATGAACGAAGAACAATTCCGGAATTAATTCTGCAGTTGGAACCGCTCTATACCAACCTTGGCGGATTGAAACCGCAACGTGGTTTGAATGCTTTTCTGTTCGGTCGGCATGACAATATTGCTTTTGAAATAATAAAAGATAAAGAGGAACGCATATCGTTTTACGTAACTGTGCCACACTATTTAAAAAATTTCACAGAACAGCAAATCCATTCGGCATATCCTTCGGCAACTGTTGAAAAAGTGGAGGATTATAATATATTCATGGCACAGGGTGAAACTGTTGGCGCGTATTTGGTTCTGAAAAAACCATATATTTTCCCGATTAATACTTACAAAAAATTAGAAGTAGACCCGCTAAACGCAATTACAAATTCATTATCAAAGTTGAACGAAGGAGAAGGAGCAGCGATACAAATATTGGCGCGCTCAGCTAATGCAGCCTGGCATGCCTGGCCGGCGAAGGTTGCATCGGAAATGCAACAGGGAAAAAAGCTGAAGGAAGCAATGAATTCATCGGCAGGCAGTTCCAAAGGTTTTGTCGGCAGTATTTTTAAATCAATATTTACATCTTCAAAAGCTAAGGAAGATGATTTGCTTGATAAACCAAAACCGCATCAACTATCTCCAATGGACGAGGAAATAATTAAATCACTGGGGGAAAAGACCTCCAAAGCCGGTTTTGACGTAAATATCAGGATTGCGGTTTCCTGTAAAGAAAAAGAGAACGCGGAAAGGCAATTAAGAAATATTGTGAATTCATTTTCTCAGTTTTCCGGATACGAGTATGGAAACGGATTTTCAACTATTTTGGTAGGTGGCAAACGTCGCATTTTTCATGATTTATTTTTCCGTAATTTTAACGAACGCAGGTCGGTTCTGCTCACCAAAAACAGGTTCTTCCAGGATTTCATATTCCGTAATTTCAGCGATCGGAATTCTTATGTACTGAATACTGAGGAAATGAACAGCATCTATCATTTTCCAATCAAGCTGTCGGAGACACCAAATATCCGCTGGCTCATGGCCAAAAAAGCGGCTCCGCCAAGTAATCTGCCAGATGAAGGAATTATTTTGGGTGAGACTGATTATCGCGGACAAAAATCATTGATCCGAATAAAAGACCAGGATCGGCAAAGACATGTCTACATCATAGGACAAACCGGATCGGGTAAGTCATATACCATGGCCAATATGGCGGTCCAGGATATCCAAAGAGGAGAGGGCTGTTGTTTGATTGACCCGCACGGCGGATTGATCGATGAATACGTATTGCCGAACATACCGAAAGAGCGCGCGGAGGACGTGATTTATTTTGATCCATCAGATATGGAGAGGCCGATGGGTCTGAATCTTTTGGAATACGATAAAAAATACCCTGAACAGAAGACTTTTGTAATCAATGAAATGATCAATATCTTTGATAAGCTGTACAACCTTTCCCAGACTGGCGGTCCGATGTTTGAACAGTATATGCGTAATGCAATGCTCCTGGTGATGGATGATCCGAACGATACGGCTACACTCCTCGAAATTCCAAAAGTAATGGCGGATAAACAGTACCGCACGGAAAAACTTGCCAAGGCGACTAACATTGTTGTTAAAAGATTTTGGGAGGAAGAAGCGGAAAAAGCCGGCGGTGAAGCGTCGCTTGCCAATATGGTTCCCTACATCACCAGTAAATTGAGCACTTTCATTTCAAACGACTATATGCGTCCGATTATCGCTCAGAAAGAAAGCGGATTCAATTTTCGGAAAGTAATGGATGAGCGAAAAATATTGCTGATCAATCTTTCTAAAGGAAGAATCGGCGATCTGAACGCGAAGCTACTGGGTTTGGTGATGGTGGGAAAAATACTGATGGCATCATTAAGCCGTGTTGATATTCCGGAAGAGGAAAGAAAACCGTTTTACCTGTATATTGATGAGTTTCAAAATTATGTTACGGACAGTATTGCTGTCATATTATCAGAAGCCAGAAAATACAAATTGTGTCTGACTATGGCTCACCAATATTTAGGACAATTAGTAGAAAATAACGACACTACAATCAAGGATGCGGTATTTGGAAACGTCGGCACGATTGCCGCATACCGGGTGGGTGTGGAGGATGCGGAACTCTTTGCCAAGCAGTTTGAGCCGGTATTTAACGAATATGATGTAATGAATGTAGATAAATATGGGTTTAATCTTAAGCTATTAATCGACAATACACATGCCCGACCTTTTAATGTTAAAGGAAGAACCCTGCCTAAAGGCAATCCGCAAATGGTGCAGGCCATCAAAGAGCTATCCAGGCTGAAATACGGAAAGGACCGCAATATTATTGAATCGGAAATTGCACTGCGCACGGCAATTAAAAAACCTCTGCCTCTAAATCCTGCTTTCTCCAGACGCGCATCAATCAGCGCTTTCCCAGTAAAACCGCTGGCAACTGACCCAGTGTCCGGAAACAAACAACCAGAGGCTACGGTTCAAACTGCACCTCTGCAGAATCCAATACAGAATACTGTTGTGTCCAATCCTGTTTCAAAACCGCCATCATCTGTGCCGTCTCCTGATATAAATACAAACATTAAGCCATAG